From a region of the bacterium genome:
- the phoU gene encoding phosphate signaling complex protein PhoU: MERFFDEELEELKAKLLYMAEIAEKMIELAIRGLIERNKDLASGVFKAEKEINILHIEVDELCLRLIALRQPTAKDLRFITAAMKINSELERIGDQSVNISENTEVYLNYPEVKPLIDTPRMAEIARQMVKDSLSSFVDKDVELARSVLRRDDEVDGLRDQIFRELLTYMMSDLTKIQPALALILIARNIERIADHATNISEDVVFMVLGKDIRHHIEEVRE, from the coding sequence ATGGAAAGATTTTTTGATGAGGAATTAGAAGAATTGAAGGCGAAGCTACTTTATATGGCTGAGATAGCAGAAAAGATGATAGAATTGGCTATTCGTGGATTAATAGAACGGAATAAGGATTTAGCCTCGGGGGTGTTTAAGGCTGAGAAGGAAATAAATATACTTCATATTGAGGTGGATGAATTGTGCCTGCGGCTCATTGCCCTACGACAACCAACGGCTAAAGACTTGAGATTTATTACCGCCGCAATGAAGATAAACAGCGAATTAGAACGAATTGGAGACCAATCTGTCAATATCTCAGAAAATACTGAGGTCTACTTAAATTATCCTGAAGTAAAACCATTAATTGATACCCCACGCATGGCAGAGATTGCCAGACAAATGGTCAAAGATAGTCTATCTTCATTTGTAGATAAGGATGTAGAGTTAGCTCGCTCTGTCCTTCGACGCGATGATGAAGTAGATGGCTTACGAGACCAGATATTTCGCGAGCTTTTAACTTATATGATGTCAGACCTGACGAAGATTCAACCAGCATTAGCCTTAATTCTTATTGCCCGAAATATCGAACGGATAGCCGACCACGCCACAAATATCAGCGAAGATGTAGTATTTATGGTTTTAGGCAAGGATATAAGACATCATATTGAAGAAGTGAGGGAATGA
- a CDS encoding LL-diaminopimelate aminotransferase, with protein MSKIKIEMANRIAALPPYLFAKIDELKQEARKKGIDLIDVSIGDPDMPTPNHIIEALNQASYDPKNHQYPSYNGLLELRVAIANWYKNRFGVELDPEKEVLPLIGSKEGIAHIPFAFVETNDVVLVPDPGYPVYQSATILAGATPYSLPLREQNDFLPDLSEIPDNILSQAKLLFLNYPNNPTSATCSLKFFQQVVEFANKYNIIVCHDAAYSEIYFDGIKPVSFLEVDGAKEVGIEFHSLSKTYNMTGWRIGFAVGNEKVLSGLLKVKTNIDSGIFQAVQYAAIKALTSSQDCVEQMRTMYQSRRDVLSDGLNSLGLKVKKSKATFYIWLSTPNHLTSTKLTTQLIEKAGIVTTPGVGFGDYGEGYIRFALTVDEQRLKEVISRIKSCALQF; from the coding sequence TTGAGTAAGATTAAAATAGAAATGGCTAATCGAATAGCCGCATTACCACCCTATTTATTTGCTAAAATTGATGAGTTGAAACAAGAGGCAAGGAAAAAAGGGATAGATTTGATTGATGTAAGTATTGGAGACCCGGATATGCCTACACCAAATCATATCATTGAGGCATTAAATCAGGCATCATACGACCCTAAAAACCATCAATATCCCTCTTATAATGGACTTTTAGAACTTAGAGTCGCGATTGCTAACTGGTATAAAAATAGATTTGGCGTAGAATTAGACCCGGAAAAAGAAGTTTTACCTTTGATTGGCTCGAAAGAAGGAATTGCCCATATTCCTTTTGCCTTTGTTGAGACAAATGATGTAGTTTTAGTTCCTGACCCGGGCTATCCTGTGTATCAATCTGCAACGATATTAGCCGGGGCAACGCCATACTCACTTCCATTAAGAGAACAGAATGATTTTTTACCTGATTTGAGTGAAATACCAGATAATATTCTTTCTCAAGCAAAGTTACTCTTTCTTAATTACCCGAATAATCCTACTTCGGCTACTTGCAGTCTAAAGTTTTTCCAGCAAGTCGTAGAATTTGCCAATAAATACAACATTATTGTCTGTCATGATGCGGCATATTCTGAGATTTATTTTGATGGGATAAAGCCAGTAAGTTTCCTTGAGGTAGATGGTGCGAAAGAAGTTGGGATAGAATTTCATTCCCTTTCTAAAACCTATAATATGACGGGCTGGCGAATTGGATTTGCTGTTGGAAATGAAAAGGTGCTCTCGGGACTCCTCAAAGTCAAGACTAATATTGACTCCGGGATATTTCAGGCAGTGCAATATGCGGCAATTAAAGCACTTACATCTTCTCAGGATTGTGTAGAGCAGATGCGAACAATGTATCAATCTCGACGAGATGTTTTAAGCGATGGTTTGAATAGTTTAGGTTTGAAGGTAAAAAAATCTAAAGCGACTTTTTACATCTGGCTATCCACCCCAAATCATCTTACCTCAACAAAACTCACGACTCAACTTATTGAAAAAGCAGGTATTGTGACTACGCCGGGTGTGGGATTTGGAGATTATGGAGAGGGCTACATACGATTCGCATTAACGGTTGATGAGCAAAGATTAAAAGAAGTAATCTCAAGAATTAAATCTTGTGCCCTGCAATTCTAA
- the dapB gene encoding 4-hydroxy-tetrahydrodipicolinate reductase gives MIKVIVSGVCGRMGSMIAKLVFEQKDMELIAGIEHSGHEAIGCDIGERIGDKRITVPIVDSLEKIIKSGDVLIEFTNPKTTIEHLEIAAANNLAMVIGTTGLDKAQTDCINDLSFSIPIVFAPNMSIGVNLLFKLVGEIAKVLGNDYEVEILEAHHHHKKDAPSGTAIMLGKIIANSLNRDFNQVAVYSRQGQVGERKPDEIGIFALRSGDIVGEHTVIFGSEGERLELIHRAHSRLTFAHGAIKAARFVAKKTPGLYDMQDVLNL, from the coding sequence AAGTAATTGTCAGCGGTGTCTGTGGTAGGATGGGAAGTATGATTGCGAAGTTAGTATTTGAGCAAAAAGATATGGAATTGATTGCTGGAATTGAGCATTCAGGACATGAGGCGATTGGTTGTGATATTGGTGAAAGAATTGGAGATAAAAGAATAACCGTGCCTATTGTCGATAGTTTAGAAAAAATCATTAAATCAGGCGATGTTTTGATTGAATTTACTAATCCTAAAACAACGATTGAGCATCTTGAAATAGCCGCGGCAAATAATCTGGCAATGGTCATTGGAACAACGGGATTAGATAAGGCTCAAACAGATTGCATAAATGACCTATCATTTTCTATCCCGATTGTTTTTGCCCCAAATATGAGTATTGGAGTTAATCTTCTGTTTAAGTTAGTCGGTGAGATTGCAAAGGTATTAGGGAATGATTACGAAGTAGAGATACTTGAAGCACATCATCACCATAAAAAAGATGCCCCATCTGGCACGGCAATAATGTTAGGCAAGATAATTGCCAATAGTCTAAATAGGGATTTTAATCAAGTTGCAGTTTATAGCCGACAGGGACAGGTAGGAGAGCGAAAACCTGATGAAATTGGTATATTTGCTCTTAGGTCTGGGGATATTGTTGGAGAACATACAGTCATTTTTGGTAGTGAAGGTGAACGATTGGAACTTATTCACCGTGCCCATTCACGGCTAACATTTGCTCATGGAGCAATTAAAGCCGCAAGATTTGTTGCAAAAAAAACACCAGGTTTGTATGATATGCAAGATGTGTTGAATTTATAA